A window of Primulina tabacum isolate GXHZ01 chromosome 4, ASM2559414v2, whole genome shotgun sequence contains these coding sequences:
- the LOC142541368 gene encoding uncharacterized protein LOC142541368 — MESQQNLKVIQEAINQLLVEEEEDGYANGTSVHRRTLLSDLRTQLEQENCEPDESESPSPGHVNTHSCDEIVEELNKVKRQNLITHGLLSAMILVTLTWQLSEVSLILKIKHVLSSPLESLGGIAKRFFNGQPKVNVNVQQVMKQVSSIKDKVSFESPSIPELPQLELPGFDTSEEE; from the exons AGGAAGCCATTAATCAACTGCTGGTGGAGGAAGAAGAAGATGGGTATGCAAATGGAACCTCTGTCCATCGGCGGACTTTGCTCTCCGACCTACGTACTCAG TTGGAACAAGAAAACTGCGAGCCTGATGAATCCGAATCTCCGTCTCCTGGACATGTTAATACTCATAGCTGTGACGAAATCGTGgaagaattgaacaaggtaaagaggcagaacttgatTACACACGGCCTTCTCTCAGCCATGATTCTGGTAACCCTTACCTGGCAGCTATCAGaagtctccctcattttgaaaatcaaacatGTATTGTCCAGTCCTCTCGAATCCCTGGGAGGTATTGCGAAAAGATTTTTCAATGGCCAGCCTAAAGTGAATGTGAATGTTCAACAAGTGATGAAACAGGTGTCCTCTATCAAGGACAAAGTTTCTTTTGAGTCTCCATCTATTCCGGAGCTTCCCCAGTTGGAATTGCCTGGTTTCGATACCAGCGAAGAAGAGTAG